From the genome of Diorhabda sublineata isolate icDioSubl1.1 chromosome Y, icDioSubl1.1, whole genome shotgun sequence, one region includes:
- the LOC130451959 gene encoding proteasome subunit beta type-5-like, protein MSLTEICGLSDNITFKNSLYKNYLHQFFTNFNCNMSLQVPPLSDPANSFTILTENETGRELKMNFDHGTTTLGFKYEGGVVLAVDSRATGGQFIGSQTMMKIVEINDFLLGTLAGGAADCVYWDRVLAKQCRIYELRNRERISVAAASKLLANMVYNYKGMGLSMGMMLAGWDTKGPQLYYVDSEGLRTAGKVFSICSGSIYAFGVLDSGYKWDLTDEEAHALARRSIYHATHRDAYSDGIVRVYHMRETGWVHIDNNDCSDLHYKYIKERDE, encoded by the exons atgagtcTAACCGAAATTTGTGGTTTATCGGATAACATTACCTTTAAAAATTccttgtataaaaattatttgcaccaattttttaccaatttcaaCTGTAACATGAGTTTGCAAGTACCACCGTTAAGTGAT ccTGCAAATAGTTTTACGATACTCACGGAAAATGAAACGGGACgtgaattgaaaatgaattttgatcatGGTACAACTACCTTGGGATTCAAGTATGAAGGAGGAGTAGTTCTTGCAGTAGACTCCAGAGCTACAGGAGGACAATTTATTGGCTCCCAAACTATGATGAAGATTGTTgagataaatgattttttattag gaaCATTAGCTGGGGGTGCAGCAGACTGTGTATATTGGGATAGGGTTCTTGCAAAACAATGCAGAATATATGAACTTAGGAATAGAGAACGTATATCTGTAGCTGCTGCTTCCAAATTATTGGCAAATATGGTCTACAATTATAAGGGAATGGGATTGTCTATGGGAATGATGTTAGCTGGTTGGGATACAAAG GGCCCTCAACTCTATTATGTAGATTCAGAAGGCCTTCGAACAGCAGGAAAAGTATTTAGCATTTGCTCTGGTTCAATTTATGCTTTCGGTGTATTGGATTCAGGTTATAAGTGGGATTTGACAGATGAAGAAGCTCATGCTTTAGCTCGAAGATCAATTTATCATGCTACTCATAGAGATGCATACTCTGATGGTATAGTAAGGGTTTACCATATGAGAGAAACAGGTTGGGTTCATATTGATAATAATGACTGCAGTGACTTACATTACAAGTATATCAAAGAAAGggatgaataa
- the LOC130451991 gene encoding uncharacterized protein LOC130451991, translating to MVADIEKMYRQVEIVEEQCDLQRIMWRSDPNLPLEVYTLNTVTYGTAPASFIAIRCLHQLALENSKKYPVASQVITRDFYVDDLITGTDTIENAQILRQNITNILESGSFPLRKWNTNKPNIFNDINNISDLPDHYLSTDDQSKALGLVWNSQSDTLHISTDSIQIENNNFTKRGILSVIAQLFDSLGLVGPVIVKAKVIMQKLWQHKELPILATIKIPRQITVPKANVIEIHTFSDASTIAYGCHVPRLELNAALLATNLTAKLMEAFTCRISNIFYYTDSTIVLSWLNTEPALLKTFVANRVADMQRKFKIENWQHVKSEQNAADIISMGSLPSQLLECDMWWNGPFFLSNHNQPVTNNNFLPLNELPEVKNSALTHNVIIADSTIFERYSNFDKLNRVIAWILRFKGNTLRAKHDRIYGTKLTVHELKLTKQSIIRATQSVYFTEEIKCLIKNKLLNAHSKLLTLNPFMAVRGENCQFKLFI from the exons ATGGTAGCGGACATAGAGAAGATGTACCGGCAGGTGGAAATTGTAGAAGAGCAGTGTGATTTACAGCGAATTATGTGGCGTTCTGATCCAAACCTGCCTCTAGAAGTCTACACATTAAACACCGTAACATACGGCACAGCTCCAGCTTCATTCATTGCTATACGATGCTTGCACCAACTCGCTTTAGAAAACAGTAAAAAGTACCCAGTAGCATCACAAGTAATAACTCGCGATTTTTATGTTGATGACCTCATCACTGGTACAGACACCATTGAAAATGCACAAATTTTGAGGCAAAACATCACCAACATTTTAGAAAGTGGATCCTTTCCTCTTCGGAAGTGGAATACTAACAAACCGAACATTTTCAACGATATTAACAACATTTCAGATCTACCAGATCATTATCTATCAACCGATGACCAATCAAAAGCTTTAGGGCTTGTCTGGAACTCTCAATCAGACACGCTACATATCAGCACAGATTcaatacaaattgaaaataacaatttcacaAAACGCGGAATACTCTCCGTAATTGCTCAGTTATTCGATTCATTGGGCTTGGTCGGTCCAGTAATTGTTAAAGCCAAAGTTATCATGCAAAAACTTTGGCAGCACAAA GAATTACCTATTTTGGCTACAATTAAAATTCCTAGACAAATAACAGTTCCCAAAGCCAATGTTATTGAAATTCACACTTTCAGCGATGCATCTACTATCGCGTATG GTTGTCACGTGCCACGCTTGGAGCTAAACGCAGCTTTATTAGCAACGAATCTGACAGCTAAGCTCATGGAGGCTTTTACTTGTCGTATatctaacattttttattatactgatTCGACCATCGTTTTATCGTGGTTAAATACGGAACCCGcacttttaaaaacatttgtagCAAACCGCGTAGCGGACATgcaaagaaaattcaaaatcgaaaaTTGGCAACATGTAAAATCCGAACAAAACGCGGCTGACATCATCTCGATGGGATCACTACCCAGTCAGCTGCTGGAATGCGACATGTGGTGGAACGGGCCATTCTTTCTAAGCAATCATAATCAACCGGTCacgaataataattttttaccacTCAATGAATTACCAGAGGTAAAAAATTCCGCGTTAACACACAATGTAATTATAGCTGATAGTACGATATTCGAGAGATATTCTAATTTCGACAAATTAAACAGAGTCATAGCGTGGATTTTACGATTTAAAGGTAACACATTACGTGCAAAACATGATAGAATATACGGTACAAAACTCACAGTGCACGAATTAAAACTGACAAAACAAAGTATTATAAGGGCAACGCAATCAGTGTATTTTACggaagaaataaaatgtttaattaaaaataaactgctAAACgctcattcaaaattattaactttAAACCCATTTATGGCGGTTAGGGGGGAGAATTGtcaattcaaacttttcatttga